The following proteins are encoded in a genomic region of Sesamum indicum cultivar Zhongzhi No. 13 linkage group LG8, S_indicum_v1.0, whole genome shotgun sequence:
- the LOC105169304 gene encoding uncharacterized protein LOC105169304 isoform X6, whose amino-acid sequence MPLSASFSRRFTAALLTYRYSILVRGFRSDAALEAIRKASENKIPNLVLYNYPSFSGAYGALFAHLYHFRLNLPCLILPFSAVAPFSVEDLCIEGMKTCYLLDFLGPKGFALELYMRTTSKVIGFDHRKSVLSQISPREDSDINISFYVNIEKSSSTAAYEYFSAKLSETRCDNGDKMSLLNQADRERVEMILKYIEDGDLQKWSLPDIRPFNIGLREWRSKLNCITNSCMYQQLMEICSMDLIMKGSTYLSHRQIDASKLLHKVFRVRLGRGFYGECLGVRADANSDFSDEMGMELSRRSAAAGLRY is encoded by the exons ATGCCGCTCTCCGCCTCCTTTAGCCGCCGGTTCACCGCCGCTCTTTTGACCTATAGATATTCTATTCTGGTCCGTGGATTCCGATCAGACGCCGCTTTGGAAGCCATACGCAAGGCGTCGGAAAACAAAATCCCGAACTTGGTCTTGTACAACTACCCCTCATTCTCTGGAGCTTATGGAGCACTGTTCGCTCACCTCTACCACTTTCGACTCAACCTCCCTTGCCTCATTTTGCCTTTCTCTGCCGTTGCACCCTTCag TGTTGAAGACTTATGCATTGAAGGAATGAAGACATGCTACCTTCTAGATTTTCTGGGTCCAAAAGGTTTTGCTTTGGAGCTTTACATGCGAACAACATCCAA GGTTATTGGATTTGATCATCGAAAATCAGTGCTTTCACAAATTTCTCCAAGGGAAGATTCTGATATCAACATTTCCTTTTATGTGAATATTGAGAAGAGTAGCTCCACTGCTGCATATGAATATTTCTCTGCTAAACTTTCAGAGACCAGATGTGATAAT GGTGATAAGATGAGCCTGTTAAACCAGGCAGACCGAGAGCGGGTTGAGATGATTCTCAAGTACATTGAAGATGGAGATCTTCAAAAGTGGAGTCTACCTGATATTAGACCATTTAATATTGGACTAAGAGAATGGCGCTCGAAATTGAACTGTATCACTAATTCGTGCATGTATCAACAG TTGATGGAAATCTGCTCTATGGACTTAATCATGAAGGGAAGTACCTATCTTTCTCATCGACAGATTGATGCAAGTAAGCTGCTCCATAAGGTTTTTAGAGTTCGGTTGGGCCGAGGATTCTATGGGGAGTGTCTG GGGGTTAGAGCTGATGCAAATTCAGATTTCAGTGATGAAATGGGTATGGAACTCAGCCGAAGGAGTGCAGCTGCTGGGCTACG GTACTAA
- the LOC105169304 gene encoding uncharacterized protein LOC105169304 isoform X1: MPLSASFSRRFTAALLTYRYSILVRGFRSDAALEAIRKASENKIPNLVLYNYPSFSGAYGALFAHLYHFRLNLPCLILPFSAVAPFSVEDLCIEGMKTCYLLDFLGPKGFALELYMRTTSKVIGFDHRKSVLSQISPREDSDINISFYVNIEKSSSTAAYEYFSAKLSETRCDNGDKMSLLNQADRERVEMILKYIEDGDLQKWSLPDIRPFNIGLREWRSKLNCITNSCMYQQLMEICSMDLIMKGSTYLSHRQIDASKLLHKVFRVRLGRGFYGECLGVRADANSDFSDEMGMELSRRSAAAGLRPIGAVIYMQRNNLKMCLRTVDSSTDTSEVAKAYGGGGSPNSSSFIIRMDEYNQWLSTQSPPTRCPSHRN; the protein is encoded by the exons ATGCCGCTCTCCGCCTCCTTTAGCCGCCGGTTCACCGCCGCTCTTTTGACCTATAGATATTCTATTCTGGTCCGTGGATTCCGATCAGACGCCGCTTTGGAAGCCATACGCAAGGCGTCGGAAAACAAAATCCCGAACTTGGTCTTGTACAACTACCCCTCATTCTCTGGAGCTTATGGAGCACTGTTCGCTCACCTCTACCACTTTCGACTCAACCTCCCTTGCCTCATTTTGCCTTTCTCTGCCGTTGCACCCTTCag TGTTGAAGACTTATGCATTGAAGGAATGAAGACATGCTACCTTCTAGATTTTCTGGGTCCAAAAGGTTTTGCTTTGGAGCTTTACATGCGAACAACATCCAA GGTTATTGGATTTGATCATCGAAAATCAGTGCTTTCACAAATTTCTCCAAGGGAAGATTCTGATATCAACATTTCCTTTTATGTGAATATTGAGAAGAGTAGCTCCACTGCTGCATATGAATATTTCTCTGCTAAACTTTCAGAGACCAGATGTGATAAT GGTGATAAGATGAGCCTGTTAAACCAGGCAGACCGAGAGCGGGTTGAGATGATTCTCAAGTACATTGAAGATGGAGATCTTCAAAAGTGGAGTCTACCTGATATTAGACCATTTAATATTGGACTAAGAGAATGGCGCTCGAAATTGAACTGTATCACTAATTCGTGCATGTATCAACAG TTGATGGAAATCTGCTCTATGGACTTAATCATGAAGGGAAGTACCTATCTTTCTCATCGACAGATTGATGCAAGTAAGCTGCTCCATAAGGTTTTTAGAGTTCGGTTGGGCCGAGGATTCTATGGGGAGTGTCTG GGGGTTAGAGCTGATGCAAATTCAGATTTCAGTGATGAAATGGGTATGGAACTCAGCCGAAGGAGTGCAGCTGCTGGGCTACG GCCTATTGGAGCTGTTATATACATGCAGCGTAACAATCTAAAAATGTGCCTCAGGACTGTAGATAGCAGTACTGATACTTCTGAAGTTGCTAAG GCATATGGTGGAGGGGGTTCCCCAAATTCCAGCTCCTTTATCATTCGAATGGATGAGTATAACCAATGGCTTTCAACACAATCACCACCAACAAG
- the LOC105169304 gene encoding uncharacterized protein LOC105169304 isoform X5 translates to MPLSASFSRRFTAALLTYRYSILVRGFRSDAALEAIRKASENKIPNLVLYNYPSFSGAYGALFAHLYHFRLNLPCLILPFSAVAPFSVEDLCIEGMKTCYLLDFLGPKGFALELYMRTTSKVIGFDHRKSVLSQISPREDSDINISFYVNIEKSSSTAAYEYFSAKLSETRCDNGDKMSLLNQADRERVEMILKYIEDGDLQKWSLPDIRPFNIGLREWRSKLNCITNSCMYQQLMEICSMDLIMKGSTYLSHRQIDASKLLHKVFRVRLGRGFYGECLGVRADANSDFSDEMGMELSRRSAAAGLRCPSHRN, encoded by the exons ATGCCGCTCTCCGCCTCCTTTAGCCGCCGGTTCACCGCCGCTCTTTTGACCTATAGATATTCTATTCTGGTCCGTGGATTCCGATCAGACGCCGCTTTGGAAGCCATACGCAAGGCGTCGGAAAACAAAATCCCGAACTTGGTCTTGTACAACTACCCCTCATTCTCTGGAGCTTATGGAGCACTGTTCGCTCACCTCTACCACTTTCGACTCAACCTCCCTTGCCTCATTTTGCCTTTCTCTGCCGTTGCACCCTTCag TGTTGAAGACTTATGCATTGAAGGAATGAAGACATGCTACCTTCTAGATTTTCTGGGTCCAAAAGGTTTTGCTTTGGAGCTTTACATGCGAACAACATCCAA GGTTATTGGATTTGATCATCGAAAATCAGTGCTTTCACAAATTTCTCCAAGGGAAGATTCTGATATCAACATTTCCTTTTATGTGAATATTGAGAAGAGTAGCTCCACTGCTGCATATGAATATTTCTCTGCTAAACTTTCAGAGACCAGATGTGATAAT GGTGATAAGATGAGCCTGTTAAACCAGGCAGACCGAGAGCGGGTTGAGATGATTCTCAAGTACATTGAAGATGGAGATCTTCAAAAGTGGAGTCTACCTGATATTAGACCATTTAATATTGGACTAAGAGAATGGCGCTCGAAATTGAACTGTATCACTAATTCGTGCATGTATCAACAG TTGATGGAAATCTGCTCTATGGACTTAATCATGAAGGGAAGTACCTATCTTTCTCATCGACAGATTGATGCAAGTAAGCTGCTCCATAAGGTTTTTAGAGTTCGGTTGGGCCGAGGATTCTATGGGGAGTGTCTG GGGGTTAGAGCTGATGCAAATTCAGATTTCAGTGATGAAATGGGTATGGAACTCAGCCGAAGGAGTGCAGCTGCTGGGCTACG
- the LOC105169304 gene encoding uncharacterized protein LOC105169304 isoform X2 yields MPLSASFSRRFTAALLTYRYSILVRGFRSDAALEAIRKASENKIPNLVLYNYPSFSGAYGALFAHLYHFRLNLPCLILPFSAVAPFSVEDLCIEGMKTCYLLDFLGPKGFALELYMRTTSKVIGFDHRKSVLSQISPREDSDINISFYVNIEKSSSTAAYEYFSAKLSETRCDNGDKMSLLNQADRERVEMILKYIEDGDLQKWSLPDIRPFNIGLREWRSKLNCITNSCMYQQLMEICSMDLIMKGSTYLSHRQIDASKLLHKVFRVRLGRGFYGECLGVRADANSDFSDEMGMELSRRSAAAGLRTVDSSTDTSEVAKAYGGGGSPNSSSFIIRMDEYNQWLSTQSPPTRCPSHRN; encoded by the exons ATGCCGCTCTCCGCCTCCTTTAGCCGCCGGTTCACCGCCGCTCTTTTGACCTATAGATATTCTATTCTGGTCCGTGGATTCCGATCAGACGCCGCTTTGGAAGCCATACGCAAGGCGTCGGAAAACAAAATCCCGAACTTGGTCTTGTACAACTACCCCTCATTCTCTGGAGCTTATGGAGCACTGTTCGCTCACCTCTACCACTTTCGACTCAACCTCCCTTGCCTCATTTTGCCTTTCTCTGCCGTTGCACCCTTCag TGTTGAAGACTTATGCATTGAAGGAATGAAGACATGCTACCTTCTAGATTTTCTGGGTCCAAAAGGTTTTGCTTTGGAGCTTTACATGCGAACAACATCCAA GGTTATTGGATTTGATCATCGAAAATCAGTGCTTTCACAAATTTCTCCAAGGGAAGATTCTGATATCAACATTTCCTTTTATGTGAATATTGAGAAGAGTAGCTCCACTGCTGCATATGAATATTTCTCTGCTAAACTTTCAGAGACCAGATGTGATAAT GGTGATAAGATGAGCCTGTTAAACCAGGCAGACCGAGAGCGGGTTGAGATGATTCTCAAGTACATTGAAGATGGAGATCTTCAAAAGTGGAGTCTACCTGATATTAGACCATTTAATATTGGACTAAGAGAATGGCGCTCGAAATTGAACTGTATCACTAATTCGTGCATGTATCAACAG TTGATGGAAATCTGCTCTATGGACTTAATCATGAAGGGAAGTACCTATCTTTCTCATCGACAGATTGATGCAAGTAAGCTGCTCCATAAGGTTTTTAGAGTTCGGTTGGGCCGAGGATTCTATGGGGAGTGTCTG GGGGTTAGAGCTGATGCAAATTCAGATTTCAGTGATGAAATGGGTATGGAACTCAGCCGAAGGAGTGCAGCTGCTGGGCTACG GACTGTAGATAGCAGTACTGATACTTCTGAAGTTGCTAAG GCATATGGTGGAGGGGGTTCCCCAAATTCCAGCTCCTTTATCATTCGAATGGATGAGTATAACCAATGGCTTTCAACACAATCACCACCAACAAG
- the LOC105169304 gene encoding uncharacterized protein LOC105169304 isoform X3: MEHCSLTSTTFDSTSLASFCLSLPLHPSAIDDRLHHLVHAVVLVIIFFFVSVEDLCIEGMKTCYLLDFLGPKGFALELYMRTTSKVIGFDHRKSVLSQISPREDSDINISFYVNIEKSSSTAAYEYFSAKLSETRCDNGDKMSLLNQADRERVEMILKYIEDGDLQKWSLPDIRPFNIGLREWRSKLNCITNSCMYQQLMEICSMDLIMKGSTYLSHRQIDASKLLHKVFRVRLGRGFYGECLGVRADANSDFSDEMGMELSRRSAAAGLRPIGAVIYMQRNNLKMCLRTVDSSTDTSEVAKAYGGGGSPNSSSFIIRMDEYNQWLSTQSPPTRCPSHRN, from the exons ATGGAGCACTGTTCGCTCACCTCTACCACTTTCGACTCAACCTCCCTTGCCTCATTTTGCCTTTCTCTGCCGTTGCACCCTTCag CAATAGATGACAGACTTCATCATTTAGTTCATGCAGTCGTTCTGGTTATAATCTTCTTTTTCGTTAGTGTTGAAGACTTATGCATTGAAGGAATGAAGACATGCTACCTTCTAGATTTTCTGGGTCCAAAAGGTTTTGCTTTGGAGCTTTACATGCGAACAACATCCAA GGTTATTGGATTTGATCATCGAAAATCAGTGCTTTCACAAATTTCTCCAAGGGAAGATTCTGATATCAACATTTCCTTTTATGTGAATATTGAGAAGAGTAGCTCCACTGCTGCATATGAATATTTCTCTGCTAAACTTTCAGAGACCAGATGTGATAAT GGTGATAAGATGAGCCTGTTAAACCAGGCAGACCGAGAGCGGGTTGAGATGATTCTCAAGTACATTGAAGATGGAGATCTTCAAAAGTGGAGTCTACCTGATATTAGACCATTTAATATTGGACTAAGAGAATGGCGCTCGAAATTGAACTGTATCACTAATTCGTGCATGTATCAACAG TTGATGGAAATCTGCTCTATGGACTTAATCATGAAGGGAAGTACCTATCTTTCTCATCGACAGATTGATGCAAGTAAGCTGCTCCATAAGGTTTTTAGAGTTCGGTTGGGCCGAGGATTCTATGGGGAGTGTCTG GGGGTTAGAGCTGATGCAAATTCAGATTTCAGTGATGAAATGGGTATGGAACTCAGCCGAAGGAGTGCAGCTGCTGGGCTACG GCCTATTGGAGCTGTTATATACATGCAGCGTAACAATCTAAAAATGTGCCTCAGGACTGTAGATAGCAGTACTGATACTTCTGAAGTTGCTAAG GCATATGGTGGAGGGGGTTCCCCAAATTCCAGCTCCTTTATCATTCGAATGGATGAGTATAACCAATGGCTTTCAACACAATCACCACCAACAAG
- the LOC105169304 gene encoding uncharacterized protein LOC105169304 isoform X4, whose amino-acid sequence MEHCSLTSTTFDSTSLASFCLSLPLHPSDLCIEGMKTCYLLDFLGPKGFALELYMRTTSKVIGFDHRKSVLSQISPREDSDINISFYVNIEKSSSTAAYEYFSAKLSETRCDNGDKMSLLNQADRERVEMILKYIEDGDLQKWSLPDIRPFNIGLREWRSKLNCITNSCMYQQLMEICSMDLIMKGSTYLSHRQIDASKLLHKVFRVRLGRGFYGECLGVRADANSDFSDEMGMELSRRSAAAGLRPIGAVIYMQRNNLKMCLRTVDSSTDTSEVAKAYGGGGSPNSSSFIIRMDEYNQWLSTQSPPTRCPSHRN is encoded by the exons ATGGAGCACTGTTCGCTCACCTCTACCACTTTCGACTCAACCTCCCTTGCCTCATTTTGCCTTTCTCTGCCGTTGCACCCTTCag ACTTATGCATTGAAGGAATGAAGACATGCTACCTTCTAGATTTTCTGGGTCCAAAAGGTTTTGCTTTGGAGCTTTACATGCGAACAACATCCAA GGTTATTGGATTTGATCATCGAAAATCAGTGCTTTCACAAATTTCTCCAAGGGAAGATTCTGATATCAACATTTCCTTTTATGTGAATATTGAGAAGAGTAGCTCCACTGCTGCATATGAATATTTCTCTGCTAAACTTTCAGAGACCAGATGTGATAAT GGTGATAAGATGAGCCTGTTAAACCAGGCAGACCGAGAGCGGGTTGAGATGATTCTCAAGTACATTGAAGATGGAGATCTTCAAAAGTGGAGTCTACCTGATATTAGACCATTTAATATTGGACTAAGAGAATGGCGCTCGAAATTGAACTGTATCACTAATTCGTGCATGTATCAACAG TTGATGGAAATCTGCTCTATGGACTTAATCATGAAGGGAAGTACCTATCTTTCTCATCGACAGATTGATGCAAGTAAGCTGCTCCATAAGGTTTTTAGAGTTCGGTTGGGCCGAGGATTCTATGGGGAGTGTCTG GGGGTTAGAGCTGATGCAAATTCAGATTTCAGTGATGAAATGGGTATGGAACTCAGCCGAAGGAGTGCAGCTGCTGGGCTACG GCCTATTGGAGCTGTTATATACATGCAGCGTAACAATCTAAAAATGTGCCTCAGGACTGTAGATAGCAGTACTGATACTTCTGAAGTTGCTAAG GCATATGGTGGAGGGGGTTCCCCAAATTCCAGCTCCTTTATCATTCGAATGGATGAGTATAACCAATGGCTTTCAACACAATCACCACCAACAAG